Proteins encoded by one window of Channa argus isolate prfri chromosome 13, Channa argus male v1.0, whole genome shotgun sequence:
- the LOC137139800 gene encoding transcription factor Spi-B, producing the protein MLAEMETISYVNEIRLSGGRGAWSGVAPSSCPEVDLEVIEEYLQEHSLEVQPAHIPASPPTTVGQPIHTHSRQSTRIIENSWSGQHAYEWHCGSHTPSEEYEAHAPPSAWPSPHDNQWDHIGYSCETPAYIDSDSQSSSSQYQEYQDSPSPLSDRGGREDRHSLPLVPLSGKRKERLFQFLFEMLQTPSMRNCIWWVHSSSGTFQFSSQNKERLAQLWGRRKGNRKTMTYQKMARALRNYSRTGEIQKVKRKLTYRFDEKTLRGLQGDS; encoded by the exons ATGTTGGCAGAAATGGAGACG ATATCTTATGTGAATGAGATCAGACTGAGTGGAGGTCGGGGGGCCTGGAGTGGAGTCGCTCCCTCCTCCTGCCCCGAGGTGGATCTGGAGGTTATTGAGGAGTATCTGCAAGAGCATTCACTGGAGGTCCAACCTGCACACATACCTGCATCACCTCCGACCACAGTGGGACaaccaatacacacacactcacgacAGAGCACCAGGATTATAG AGAATAGCTGGTCAGGTCAGCATGCATATGAGTGGCACTGTGGCTCCCACACTCCAAGTGAGGAGTATGAAGCGCATGCGCCCCCTTCAGCGTGGCCTAGTCCCCATGACAACCAATGG GACCACATTGGCTATTCCTGTGAGACACCTGCATACATCGACTCAGACTCCCAGTCCAGCAGCTCCCAGTATCAGGAATACCAAGATTCACCATCACCATTATCTGACAGAGGAGGCAGGGAGGACAGACACTCACTACCTCTTGTCCCATTGTCAg GAAAGAGGAAGGAGCGATTGTTCCAGTTCCTGTTTGAGATGCTTCAAACACCATCGATGCGGAACTGCATCTGGTGGGTCCATTCCTCCTCAGGCACCTTTCAGTTCTCCTCCCAAAACAAAGAGCGTCTGGCGCAGCTTTGGGGACGACGTAAGGGAAATCGCAAGACCATGACCTACCAGAAGATGGCACGAGCACTAAGGAACTACTCCCGCACCGGCGAGATTCAGAAAGTGAAGCGAAAGCTCACCTATCGATTTGATGAGAAGACCCTGAGAGGGTTACAGGGAGACTCTTAA
- the LOC137139799 gene encoding adenosine receptor A3-like, which translates to MAEWSWIVYTVLEALIAVACCLGNVLVVSAVCVGIRDSLQEPTFCFLVSLAVADFLVGVAAVPLAVLLDGWVSLPPVLCLLLSCVVLVLTQASVLSLLAIAVDRYLRLHTPLRYKALATQKHTWLAVSLCWLVSCLLGFTPLFGWNNNSCLLSDFTNTSSSSTITLPCTFLSVISLPFMVYFNFLGSIMAPLLVMLLLYARIFWSLQGRLKKSCPQAQASLLREKRLACSLALVLILFTICWIPLHLMNCLLLFYGPQAVTQGTLYTGILLSHANSAVNPVVYAYRIPKIQQAYSQVWSRFSMRLNCCHREKQINNRQPSQSHRDVQIRREDHTPSKEPQGHQVQYV; encoded by the exons ATGGCTGAATGGAGCTGGATAGTATACACAGTACTAGAAGCGCTGATTGCTGTGGCCTGTTGCCTTGGTAATGTGTTGGTGGTGAGTGCAGTATGTGTTGGTATCCGGGATTCCCTTCAGGAGCCAACCTTCTGCTTCTTGGTTTCCTTGGCAGTGGCTGACTTCCTTGTGGGTGTGGCTGCTGTGCCTCTGGCTGTACTATTGGATGGATGGGTGAGCCTGCCCCCTGTCTTGTGCCTGCTTCTCAGCTGTGTTGTGCTTGTGCTGACACAGGCCTCTGTGCTGTCATTGCTTGCTATTGCAGTTGACAGATACCTGCGTTTACATACACCACTCAG ATACAAAGCCCTGGccacacagaagcacacatgGTTGGCCGTGTCTTTGTGCTGGTTAGTTTCCTGTCTACTGGGGTTCACTCCTTTGTTTGGCTGGAACAACAACTCCTGTCTACTATCTGACTTCACCAATACATCTTCCTCTTCCACCATCACCCTTCCATGTACCTTCCTCTCTGTCATCTCGCTCCCCTTTATGGTCTACTTTAACTTCCTAGGAAGTATCATGGCTCCCCTGCTGGTCATGCTGCTTCTCTATGCTCGAATCTTTTGGAGCCTGCAGGGTCGTCTAAAAAAGAGCTGTCCCCAGGCCCAGGCCTCTCTGCTCAGAGAGAAGCGGTTGGCCTGCTCCCTGGCTCTAGTCCTCATTTTGTTTACCATCTGCTGGATTCCACTGCACCTGATGAActgcctgctgctgttttaCGGCCCTCAAGCCGTCACACAGGGAACCCTTTATACAG gtatTTTGCTTTCTCATGCTAACTCAGCTGTCAACCCAGTTGTCTATGCCTACCGCATCCCAAAGATCCAGCAGGCCTACAGTCAAGTATGGAGCCGCTTCTCCATGAGGCTAAACTGTTGCCACAGGGAGAAGCAAATCAATAACAGGCAGCCAAGCCAATCACACAGAGATGTGCAGATCAGGAGGGAAGACCACACCCCTAGCAAAGAACCACAAGGTCATCAAGTTCAGTATGTTTGA